A single region of the Kineosporiaceae bacterium SCSIO 59966 genome encodes:
- a CDS encoding DEDD exonuclease domain-containing protein: MTSSVLARPSSAVARGGVPVQTTLDELGTPLRDTTFVVVDLETTGGSPQTNGITEIGAVRVRGGEVLGEFQTLVNPGTPIPPFIALLTGIDDAMVARAPRIEQALPAFLEFARDSVLVAHNAGFDVGFLKANAARQEIPWPGFEVLDTVRIARHVVTDDEAPNRKLATLARLFGATTTPTHRALDDARATVDVLHAMIARLGNLGVTSLEELTTFTSRVTAAQRRKRHLAESLPHAPGVYTFSDDRGRVLYVGTSKDIRTRVRSYFTASETRSRMAEMVSVAAAVTPIVCATALEAQVREQRLIAEHKPRYNRRSRHPERAPWVKLTAEPFPRLSIVRTVGPDAERGAQYLGPFGSVAAAEAAVAALHEAFRLRQCTRRLPLRPSPTASACVLAEMGRCGAPCTGDQSRDDYGGIVTAVRDALTGDLRDVVECLLERIAGLSAAQRFEDAATHRDRLLVLVRAAARTQRITPLARTPELVAARRADAGGWEVVVVRFGRMAGTTVTPAGQDPTPYIEALRSTAEHVTRPVGPVPAAHPEETETILRWLESPGVRLVSLDGQWASPVHGAGAARARLDPLGSARAAATPFPETPHWGAVRAPRRAG, translated from the coding sequence ATGACCTCGTCGGTGCTCGCGCGGCCCTCCTCCGCCGTCGCGCGTGGCGGCGTGCCGGTCCAGACCACCCTGGACGAGCTCGGCACGCCGCTTCGCGACACGACCTTCGTCGTCGTCGACCTGGAGACCACCGGCGGGTCGCCGCAGACGAACGGCATCACCGAGATCGGCGCCGTCCGGGTGCGCGGCGGAGAGGTCCTCGGGGAGTTCCAGACGCTCGTCAACCCCGGGACCCCGATCCCGCCGTTCATCGCCCTGCTCACCGGGATCGACGACGCGATGGTCGCCCGGGCGCCGCGGATCGAGCAGGCGCTGCCCGCGTTCCTCGAGTTCGCCCGTGACAGCGTCCTGGTCGCGCACAACGCCGGGTTCGACGTCGGCTTCCTCAAGGCGAACGCAGCCCGGCAGGAGATCCCGTGGCCGGGCTTCGAGGTGCTCGACACCGTCCGGATCGCGCGGCACGTCGTGACCGACGACGAGGCGCCGAACCGTAAGCTCGCCACCCTCGCCCGCCTCTTCGGCGCGACGACCACGCCCACGCACCGCGCCCTGGACGACGCACGGGCCACGGTCGACGTCCTGCACGCGATGATCGCCCGACTGGGCAACCTCGGGGTGACCTCCCTCGAGGAGCTCACGACCTTCACCTCCCGGGTCACCGCCGCGCAGCGGCGCAAGCGGCACCTCGCCGAGTCACTGCCGCACGCCCCTGGCGTCTACACGTTCAGCGACGACCGCGGGCGGGTGCTCTACGTGGGCACCTCCAAGGACATCCGCACCAGGGTGCGGTCGTACTTCACGGCGTCGGAGACCCGCAGCCGGATGGCGGAGATGGTCTCGGTCGCCGCGGCCGTCACCCCGATCGTGTGCGCCACCGCGTTGGAGGCGCAGGTACGCGAGCAGCGCCTCATCGCCGAGCACAAGCCGCGGTACAACCGCCGGTCCCGCCACCCGGAGCGGGCACCGTGGGTCAAGCTGACCGCCGAGCCCTTCCCCCGACTGTCCATCGTGCGCACGGTGGGCCCGGACGCGGAGCGCGGGGCGCAGTACCTCGGTCCGTTCGGGTCGGTCGCGGCAGCCGAGGCGGCGGTCGCGGCCTTGCACGAGGCGTTCCGGCTGCGGCAGTGCACGCGCCGGTTGCCGCTACGCCCCTCCCCCACGGCGAGCGCCTGCGTGCTGGCCGAGATGGGCCGGTGCGGAGCGCCGTGCACCGGAGACCAGTCGCGGGACGACTACGGCGGGATCGTGACCGCCGTCCGGGACGCGCTCACCGGTGACCTGCGGGACGTCGTGGAGTGCCTGCTCGAGCGGATCGCCGGGCTCTCCGCGGCGCAGCGGTTCGAGGACGCCGCCACCCACCGCGACCGGCTGCTCGTGCTCGTCCGGGCAGCCGCCCGCACCCAGCGGATCACTCCGCTGGCCCGCACCCCTGAGCTCGTGGCCGCCCGCCGCGCCGATGCCGGCGGGTGGGAGGTGGTCGTCGTCCGGTTCGGCCGGATGGCCGGGACGACGGTGACACCGGCGGGCCAGGACCCGACGCCCTACATCGAGGCCCTGCGCTCGACCGCCGAGCACGTGACCCGCCCGGTCGGGCCCGTCCCGGCCGCGCACCCAGAGGAGACCGAGACGATCCTGCGCTGGCTGGAGTCCCCGGGAGTCCGGCTGGTGTCCCTCGACGGGCAGTGGGCGAGCCCGGTGCACGGTGCAGGCGCTGCCCGGGCCCGGCTCGACCCGCTCGGGTCCGCCCGGGCGGCCGCCACGCCGTTTCCCGAGACACCGCACTGGGGGGCGGTGCGAGCGCCCCGACGAGCCGGGTGA
- a CDS encoding Lrp/AsnC ligand binding domain-containing protein codes for MITAIVLIDTDVDRIPEAAQEIAEIEQVSEVFSVTGDTDLIAMVRVAEHEQLADVIADRVSKIPGVRKTKTFIAFRTYSRHDLEAAFAIGLDGD; via the coding sequence GTGATCACCGCCATCGTGCTCATCGACACCGACGTCGACCGCATCCCCGAGGCGGCGCAGGAGATCGCCGAGATCGAGCAGGTCTCCGAGGTCTTCTCCGTCACCGGCGACACCGACCTCATCGCGATGGTGCGAGTGGCCGAGCACGAGCAGCTCGCCGACGTCATCGCCGACCGCGTCTCCAAGATCCCCGGCGTCCGCAAGACGAAGACCTTCATCGCCTTCCGCACCTACTCCCGGCACGACCTCGAGGCAGCCTTCGCCATCGGCCTCGACGGCGACTGA